A single window of Microbispora hainanensis DNA harbors:
- a CDS encoding pyridoxal phosphate-dependent aminotransferase: MTRPRISARISAISESATLAVDAKAKAMKAAGRPVIGFGAGEPDFPTPDYIVEAAVEACRNPRFHKYTPAGGLPELKQAIADKTLRDSGFQVEAAQVLVTNGGKQAVYEAFATLLDPGDEVLVVAPYWTTYPEAIKLAGGVQVDVVTDETTGYLASVEQLEEKLTDRTKVLLFVSPSNPTGAVYSPAQVEEIGRWALDKGLWVVTDEIYEHLVYGDTKFSSIATAVPELRDRVVVLNGVAKTYAMTGWRVGWLIGPSDVVKAATNLQSHATSNVSNVAQAAALAAVSGDLSAVAQMRAAFDRRRQTMVRMLNEIPGVVCPEPFGAFYAYPSVKALLGKEIRGKRPQTSAELAELILEEAEVALVPGEAFGTPGYFRLSYALGDDDLVEGVSRVGKLLAEAH, translated from the coding sequence ATGACCCGACCTCGCATCTCCGCGCGTATTTCCGCGATCTCCGAGTCCGCGACTCTGGCCGTGGACGCCAAGGCCAAGGCCATGAAGGCGGCCGGTCGCCCGGTCATCGGCTTCGGCGCCGGCGAGCCCGACTTCCCGACGCCCGACTACATCGTCGAGGCGGCCGTCGAGGCGTGCCGGAACCCCAGGTTCCACAAGTACACGCCGGCCGGGGGCCTGCCGGAGCTCAAGCAGGCGATCGCCGACAAGACGCTGCGCGACAGCGGGTTCCAGGTCGAGGCCGCCCAGGTCCTGGTGACGAACGGTGGAAAGCAGGCGGTCTACGAGGCGTTCGCCACGCTGCTCGACCCGGGTGACGAGGTCCTGGTCGTGGCGCCCTACTGGACGACGTACCCGGAGGCGATCAAGCTCGCGGGCGGCGTCCAGGTCGACGTGGTCACCGACGAGACCACCGGCTACCTGGCCTCGGTCGAGCAGCTGGAGGAGAAGCTGACCGACCGCACCAAGGTGCTGCTGTTCGTCTCGCCGTCCAACCCGACGGGGGCCGTCTACTCCCCCGCCCAGGTCGAGGAGATCGGCCGCTGGGCGCTCGACAAGGGCCTGTGGGTCGTGACCGACGAGATCTACGAGCACCTGGTCTACGGGGACACGAAGTTCTCCAGCATCGCCACCGCCGTGCCCGAGCTGCGCGACCGGGTCGTCGTGCTGAACGGCGTGGCCAAGACGTACGCGATGACCGGCTGGCGGGTGGGCTGGCTGATCGGCCCGTCCGACGTGGTCAAGGCGGCGACGAACCTGCAGTCCCACGCCACCTCGAACGTCTCCAACGTCGCCCAGGCCGCCGCGCTCGCGGCCGTCTCCGGCGACCTGTCGGCCGTCGCGCAGATGCGCGCGGCGTTCGACCGGCGTCGCCAGACCATGGTCCGGATGCTCAACGAGATCCCCGGCGTGGTCTGCCCCGAGCCGTTCGGCGCGTTCTACGCGTACCCGTCGGTCAAGGCGCTGCTGGGCAAGGAGATCCGCGGCAAGCGCCCGCAGACCTCGGCCGAGCTGGCCGAGCTCATCCTGGAGGAGGCCGAGGTCGCGCTGGTGCCCGGCGAGGCGTTCGGCACCCCGGGCTACTTCCGCCTGTCGTACGCGCTGGGCGACGACGACCTGGTCGAGGGCGTCAGCCGGGTGGGCAAGCTCCTGGCCGAGGCCCACTGA
- the secE gene encoding preprotein translocase subunit SecE, with amino-acid sequence MAIDTRGETAGKPGKPTSEKKAKRTSPALFYRQVVAELRKVIWPRRNDLISYTVVVLVFVVIMVGLVFGIDTLLGKAVLWLFGGS; translated from the coding sequence GTGGCGATCGACACCCGCGGTGAAACCGCTGGCAAGCCAGGCAAGCCGACCAGTGAGAAGAAGGCAAAGCGCACCTCGCCCGCTCTGTTCTACCGGCAGGTCGTCGCCGAGCTGCGCAAGGTCATCTGGCCCAGGCGCAATGACCTGATCTCGTACACCGTAGTTGTCCTGGTCTTCGTTGTGATCATGGTTGGGCTCGTGTTCGGGATCGATACGCTGCTGGGTAAGGCAGTGCTCTGGCTCTTCGGCGGATCCTGA
- the nusG gene encoding transcription termination/antitermination protein NusG — protein sequence MSESPMPADRSHDEHDEWGTEQDEAVAEVEETTAADSDGGDGGEDSAEVAAQVDEDGDVLPDVDPVEEFKRQLRGQFGEWYVIHSYAGYENRVKQNIESRIGSLNMEDFIFQVEVPTHTITEFKGGKKTPIKERVLPGYVLVRMDLTDESWAAVRNTPGVTGFVGLSNKPSPLNLDEVAKLLAPEPSEEVKKATTKTTTATVDFEIGESVTVMDGPFATLPATVSEISAESQKLKVLVSIFGRETPVELSFNQVSKI from the coding sequence GTGTCCGAGTCCCCGATGCCGGCCGACCGCTCCCATGACGAGCATGACGAGTGGGGCACCGAGCAGGACGAGGCCGTAGCAGAGGTCGAGGAGACCACGGCCGCCGACTCTGACGGCGGTGACGGCGGCGAAGACTCGGCCGAGGTCGCCGCGCAGGTCGACGAGGACGGTGACGTCCTTCCGGATGTCGACCCGGTCGAGGAGTTCAAGCGTCAGCTTCGCGGTCAGTTCGGCGAGTGGTATGTCATCCACTCGTACGCCGGTTACGAGAACCGCGTGAAGCAGAACATCGAGAGCCGGATCGGGTCCCTCAACATGGAGGACTTCATCTTCCAGGTCGAGGTGCCGACCCACACGATCACGGAGTTCAAGGGCGGCAAGAAGACTCCGATCAAGGAGCGTGTGCTTCCCGGCTACGTTCTGGTCCGGATGGACCTGACCGACGAGTCCTGGGCCGCGGTGCGCAACACGCCCGGCGTGACCGGCTTCGTCGGCCTGTCCAACAAGCCGAGCCCGCTGAACCTCGACGAGGTCGCCAAGCTGCTCGCGCCGGAGCCTTCCGAGGAAGTCAAGAAGGCCACGACCAAGACCACCACCGCGACCGTCGACTTCGAGATCGGCGAGTCCGTCACGGTCATGGACGGGCCGTTCGCCACGCTGCCGGCCACGGTCAGCGAGATCAGCGCCGAGTCGCAGAAGCTCAAGGTCCTCGTCTCGATCTTCGGCCGAGAGACCCCGGTCGAGCTGTCGTTCAACCAGGTCTCGAAGATCTGA
- the rplK gene encoding 50S ribosomal protein L11: MPPKKKVAALVKVQLPAGQATPAPPVGTALGPHGVNIMDFVKQYNAATEAQRGNIIPVEITIFEDRTFTFITKTPPAPELIKKAAGLQKGSANPHKDKVGKLTREQLRQIAETKMQDLNANDVEAAEKIIAGTARSMGITIAD, from the coding sequence ATGCCTCCAAAGAAGAAAGTCGCGGCCCTGGTGAAGGTCCAGCTTCCCGCTGGGCAGGCCACCCCCGCGCCGCCGGTCGGTACCGCGCTCGGTCCGCACGGCGTCAACATCATGGACTTCGTCAAGCAGTACAACGCCGCGACGGAGGCCCAGCGGGGCAACATCATCCCCGTCGAGATCACCATCTTCGAAGACCGCACCTTCACCTTCATCACGAAGACGCCGCCGGCGCCTGAGCTGATCAAGAAGGCCGCCGGTCTGCAGAAGGGCAGCGCGAACCCGCACAAGGACAAGGTGGGCAAGCTGACCCGCGAGCAGCTTCGCCAGATCGCCGAGACCAAGATGCAGGACCTCAACGCCAACGACGTCGAGGCCGCCGAGAAGATCATCGCCGGCACCGCCCGTTCCATGGGCATCACCATCGCCGACTGA
- the rplA gene encoding 50S ribosomal protein L1 produces MKRSKNWKNAAAEIDRTALYAPLEGVRLAKKTATTKFDATVEVALRLGVDPRKADQMVRGTVNLPHGTGKTARVLVFATGDRAEEARAAGADIVGSDELIDEVSKGRLDFDAVVATPDMMGKVGRLGRVLGPRGLMPNPKTGTVTPDVAKAVSDIKGGKIEFRVDRHANLHFIIGKASFDDRQLVENYAAALDEVLRLKPSAAKGRYLKKVTFTTSMGPGIPVDPNVTRAMTAEIDA; encoded by the coding sequence GTGAAGCGCAGCAAGAACTGGAAGAACGCGGCGGCCGAGATCGACCGCACGGCCCTGTACGCCCCGCTCGAGGGTGTGCGGCTGGCCAAGAAGACCGCGACCACGAAGTTCGACGCGACCGTCGAGGTCGCCCTGCGGCTGGGCGTCGACCCGCGCAAGGCCGACCAGATGGTCCGCGGCACCGTCAACCTCCCGCACGGCACCGGCAAGACCGCCCGGGTCCTGGTCTTCGCGACCGGTGACCGTGCCGAGGAGGCCCGCGCGGCGGGCGCCGACATCGTCGGCTCCGACGAGCTGATCGACGAGGTGTCCAAGGGCCGTCTCGACTTCGACGCGGTCGTCGCCACCCCGGACATGATGGGCAAGGTCGGTCGTCTGGGCCGCGTGCTCGGCCCCCGCGGCCTCATGCCGAACCCGAAGACCGGCACCGTCACGCCCGACGTGGCCAAGGCCGTCAGCGACATCAAGGGCGGAAAGATCGAGTTCCGGGTCGACCGGCACGCCAACCTGCACTTCATCATCGGCAAGGCGTCCTTCGACGACCGCCAGCTCGTGGAGAACTACGCCGCGGCGCTGGACGAGGTGCTGCGTCTCAAGCCGTCGGCGGCCAAGGGCCGTTACCTCAAGAAGGTCACCTTCACCACGTCCATGGGCCCGGGCATCCCGGTCGACCCGAACGTGACGCGGGCGATGACCGCCGAGATCGACGCCTGA
- a CDS encoding DUF1396 domain-containing protein, with the protein MRRLLVAAGAVAAITVAGCGTTATPSLQNARLSAAEVIQQTAQKADDVDTYAADLVLNVTDADGGQGGVVQGTMLYQKTPQISSDINLGQVSFNGQNMPGGVRVILQGDVAYVKLDMLRTLVGATKPWIRLDLKQLGSQAGVDIEQYLAQAQQFDLKTSAAMLTASKDVKPVGTEQVGGVDTTHYSGTFPVAEAIKQLPEDRRGHVQDELANAKDVTFDAWIDGQGLPRKVELNGGKPGAGTFKATAMFKSFNEPVSIKAPAADQVGELPRTLTQQPSGATG; encoded by the coding sequence ATGCGACGACTACTGGTGGCCGCGGGGGCGGTAGCCGCGATCACGGTCGCGGGATGCGGCACGACCGCGACTCCGTCTCTCCAGAACGCCAGGCTCTCGGCGGCCGAGGTCATCCAGCAGACCGCGCAGAAGGCCGACGACGTCGACACCTATGCCGCCGACCTCGTGCTGAACGTCACCGACGCCGACGGCGGTCAGGGAGGGGTCGTCCAGGGCACCATGCTCTACCAGAAGACCCCGCAGATCTCCTCCGACATCAACCTCGGCCAGGTGTCGTTCAACGGGCAGAACATGCCCGGCGGGGTGCGGGTGATCCTCCAGGGCGACGTGGCGTACGTGAAGCTCGACATGCTCAGGACCCTGGTGGGCGCCACCAAGCCGTGGATCAGGCTCGACCTGAAGCAGCTCGGCTCTCAGGCCGGCGTGGACATCGAGCAGTATCTCGCCCAGGCGCAGCAGTTCGACCTGAAGACGAGCGCCGCCATGCTCACGGCGTCGAAGGACGTCAAGCCGGTGGGCACCGAGCAGGTCGGCGGGGTGGACACGACCCACTATTCGGGCACGTTCCCCGTGGCCGAGGCGATCAAGCAGCTTCCGGAGGACCGGCGCGGCCACGTGCAGGACGAGCTGGCGAACGCCAAGGACGTCACGTTCGACGCCTGGATCGACGGCCAGGGCCTGCCGCGCAAGGTCGAGCTGAACGGCGGCAAGCCGGGCGCAGGCACGTTCAAGGCGACGGCGATGTTCAAGTCGTTCAACGAGCCGGTCTCGATCAAGGCGCCGGCCGCCGACCAGGTCGGCGAGCTGCCGCGGACGCTGACGCAGCAGCCGTCCGGCGCCACAGGCTGA
- the rplJ gene encoding 50S ribosomal protein L10, whose product MAKAEKSVAIAELKSEFEGSSAAVLTEYRGLTVAQLKQLRVSLGGNAKFAVAKNTLTKIAANSAGITSLDDLFQGPTAIAFVKGDVVEAAKGLRDFAKANPLLVIKGGVVDGKSMTPDEITKLADLESREVLLAKLAGALKAKQSQAAATFAALPTTMARLAEALRAKREEAGE is encoded by the coding sequence ATGGCGAAGGCGGAGAAGAGCGTCGCGATCGCCGAGCTCAAGAGTGAGTTCGAGGGATCCAGCGCCGCCGTTCTGACCGAATACCGCGGTCTCACCGTCGCTCAGCTCAAGCAGCTGCGCGTTTCTCTCGGTGGGAATGCGAAGTTCGCCGTGGCGAAGAACACGCTCACCAAGATCGCGGCCAACAGCGCCGGGATCACCTCCCTGGACGACCTGTTCCAGGGCCCGACCGCCATCGCGTTCGTCAAGGGCGACGTGGTGGAGGCGGCCAAGGGTCTGCGTGACTTCGCCAAGGCCAACCCCCTCCTGGTGATCAAGGGTGGTGTCGTCGACGGCAAGTCGATGACCCCCGACGAGATCACGAAGCTTGCCGACCTTGAGTCCCGCGAGGTGCTCCTCGCGAAGCTGGCCGGTGCGCTGAAGGCCAAGCAGTCCCAGGCTGCCGCCACCTTCGCCGCGCTGCCCACCACGATGGCTCGACTGGCCGAGGCTCTGCGCGCCAAGCGCGAAGAGGCCGGCGAGTAG
- the rplL gene encoding 50S ribosomal protein L7/L12 has product MAKLSTDELLETFKEMTLLELSEFVKVFEETFDVKAAAPVAVAAAPAAGGAGGAAEEAEEQDEFDVILEAAGDKKIQVIKEIRALTSLGLKEAKDLVDGAPKPVFDGKVNKEQAEKAKAALEGAGATVTVK; this is encoded by the coding sequence ATGGCGAAGCTCAGCACCGACGAGCTGCTCGAGACCTTCAAGGAGATGACCCTCCTTGAGCTGTCCGAGTTCGTGAAGGTCTTCGAGGAGACCTTCGACGTGAAGGCCGCCGCTCCGGTCGCCGTCGCCGCCGCCCCGGCCGCCGGTGGCGCCGGTGGCGCCGCCGAGGAGGCCGAGGAGCAGGACGAGTTCGACGTCATCCTCGAGGCCGCCGGCGACAAGAAGATCCAGGTCATCAAGGAGATCCGCGCCCTGACGAGCCTGGGCCTCAAGGAGGCCAAGGACCTCGTGGACGGCGCTCCGAAGCCGGTCTTCGACGGCAAGGTCAACAAGGAGCAGGCCGAGAAGGCGAAGGCCGCCCTGGAGGGCGCCGGCGCCACGGTCACCGTCAAGTAA
- the rpoB gene encoding DNA-directed RNA polymerase subunit beta, translated as MAASRNASAVPAGPRTVSFARIEEPLEVPDLLALQTESFDWLLGNEKWKGRVEAARQAGRKDIPTQSGLEEIFEEISPIEDFSGTMSLSFRDHRFEPPKYSVDECKDKDMTYSAPMFVTAEFINNTTGEIKSQTVFMGDFPLMTSKGTFIINGTERVVVSQLVRSPGVYFDRSVDKTSDKDLFGCRVIPSRGAWLEFEIDKRDSVGVRIDRKRKQPVTVLLKALGWTNDQILERFGQYESMRATLEKDHTSGQDDALLDIYRKLRPGEPPTRESAQALLENLYFNPKRYDLAKVGRYKINKKLGVQADITQGTLTDEDIVSTIEYLVRLHAGEETMGPDNSVVVETDDIDHFGNRRLRTVGELIQNQVRLGLARMERVVRERMTTQDVEAITPQTLINIRPVVASIKEFFGTSQLSQFMDQTNPLAGLTHKRRLSALGPGGLSRERAGFEVRDVHPSHYGRMCPIETPEGPNIGLIGSLSSFGRVNSFGFVETPYRRVVDGRVTDEIDYLTADEEDRHVVAQANTALNADGTFAETRVLARRKGGEFEAVHPSEVDYMDVSPRQMVSVATAMIPFLEHDDANRALMGSNMQRQSVPLLKSEAPLVGTGMEYRAATDAGDVITAEKAGVVEEVSADYITVMNDDGTRTTYRVAKFKRSNQGTCFNQKPIVSEGDRVERGQVVADGPCTDNGEMALGKNLLVAFMPWEGHNYEDAIILSQRLVQDDVLSSIHIEEHEVDARDTKLGPEEITRDIPNASEDALADLDERGIIRIGAEVTTGDILVGKVTPKGETELTPEERLLRAIFGEKAREVRDTSLKVPHGESGKVIGVRVFSREEGDELPPGVNELVRVYVAQKRKITDGDKLAGRHGNKGVISKILPVEDMPFLEDGTPVDIVLNPLGVPGRMNVGQVLETHLGWIAARGWDVSGLDEAWAERLRDKDLGRVEPWTKVATPVFDGAHEEEIVGLLNNTLLNRDGSRMVGENGKARLFDGRSGEPFPHPISVGYIYILKLLHLVDDKIHARSTGPYSMITQQPLGGKAQFGGQRFGEMEVWALEAYGAAYALQELLTIKSDDVLGRVKVYEAIVKGENIPEAGIPESFKVLIKEMQSLCLNVEVLSSDGMSIEMRDTDEDVFRAAEELGIDLSRRPHEGAMTVDEV; from the coding sequence TTGGCAGCCTCGCGCAACGCCTCCGCCGTACCCGCCGGTCCCCGAACCGTGTCGTTCGCACGAATCGAGGAGCCGCTCGAAGTACCCGACCTTCTCGCCCTGCAGACCGAGTCCTTCGACTGGCTGCTCGGAAACGAGAAATGGAAGGGCCGGGTCGAGGCGGCTCGCCAGGCCGGGCGCAAGGACATTCCGACCCAATCCGGTCTCGAAGAGATCTTCGAGGAGATCAGTCCCATCGAGGACTTCTCCGGAACCATGTCCCTGTCGTTCCGGGATCACAGGTTCGAGCCGCCCAAGTACTCAGTCGATGAGTGCAAAGACAAGGACATGACCTACTCCGCCCCGATGTTCGTCACGGCGGAGTTCATCAATAACACCACAGGTGAGATCAAGAGCCAGACGGTGTTCATGGGCGACTTCCCGCTCATGACGTCGAAGGGCACCTTCATCATCAACGGCACCGAGCGTGTCGTGGTGTCCCAGCTCGTCCGTTCGCCGGGTGTCTACTTCGACCGTTCGGTCGACAAGACCTCCGACAAGGACCTGTTCGGCTGCCGGGTGATCCCGTCGCGCGGCGCGTGGCTCGAATTCGAGATCGACAAGCGCGACAGCGTCGGCGTGCGCATCGACCGCAAGCGTAAGCAGCCGGTCACGGTGCTGCTGAAGGCGCTCGGCTGGACCAACGACCAGATTCTGGAGCGTTTCGGTCAGTACGAGTCGATGCGGGCGACCCTGGAGAAGGACCACACCTCCGGCCAGGACGACGCGCTGCTCGACATCTACCGCAAGCTGCGTCCGGGCGAGCCCCCGACCAGGGAGTCGGCGCAGGCGCTGCTGGAGAACCTGTACTTCAACCCGAAGCGCTACGACCTCGCCAAGGTCGGCCGTTACAAGATCAACAAGAAGCTGGGCGTCCAGGCCGACATCACCCAGGGAACGCTGACCGACGAGGACATCGTGTCGACCATCGAATACCTCGTCCGGCTGCACGCCGGCGAGGAGACGATGGGCCCGGACAACTCGGTGGTCGTCGAGACCGACGACATCGACCACTTCGGCAACCGTCGTCTGCGCACGGTGGGCGAGCTCATCCAGAACCAGGTCCGCCTGGGCCTGGCCCGCATGGAGCGCGTCGTCCGCGAGCGCATGACCACGCAGGACGTCGAGGCGATCACGCCGCAGACCCTGATCAACATCCGCCCGGTCGTGGCGTCGATCAAGGAGTTCTTCGGCACCTCGCAGCTGTCGCAGTTCATGGACCAGACCAACCCGCTGGCCGGCCTGACGCACAAGCGGCGTCTGTCCGCCCTGGGCCCGGGTGGTCTGTCGCGTGAGCGCGCGGGCTTCGAGGTCCGCGACGTGCACCCCTCGCACTACGGCCGCATGTGCCCGATCGAGACGCCGGAAGGCCCGAACATCGGCCTAATCGGCTCGCTGTCCTCCTTCGGGCGGGTCAACTCGTTCGGCTTCGTCGAGACCCCCTACCGCCGCGTCGTCGACGGCCGGGTCACCGACGAGATCGACTACCTCACCGCGGACGAGGAGGACCGGCACGTCGTGGCGCAGGCCAACACGGCCCTGAACGCCGACGGCACCTTCGCCGAGACCCGCGTGCTCGCCCGCCGCAAGGGCGGCGAGTTCGAGGCCGTCCACCCGTCCGAGGTCGACTACATGGACGTGTCGCCGCGCCAGATGGTGTCGGTGGCGACGGCGATGATCCCGTTCCTGGAGCACGACGACGCCAACCGCGCGCTCATGGGGTCGAACATGCAGCGTCAGTCGGTGCCGTTGCTCAAGAGCGAGGCGCCGCTGGTCGGCACCGGCATGGAGTATCGCGCGGCGACGGACGCCGGTGACGTCATCACGGCCGAGAAGGCCGGTGTGGTGGAGGAGGTCTCGGCCGACTACATCACGGTGATGAACGACGACGGCACCCGGACGACGTATCGGGTGGCGAAGTTCAAGCGGTCGAACCAGGGCACCTGCTTCAACCAGAAGCCGATCGTGTCCGAGGGTGACCGGGTCGAGCGGGGTCAGGTCGTCGCCGACGGTCCGTGCACCGACAACGGTGAGATGGCGCTGGGCAAGAACCTGCTGGTGGCGTTCATGCCCTGGGAGGGGCACAACTACGAGGACGCGATCATCCTGTCCCAGCGTCTGGTGCAGGACGACGTGCTGTCGTCGATCCACATCGAAGAGCACGAGGTCGACGCCCGCGACACCAAGCTGGGTCCGGAGGAGATCACCCGCGACATCCCCAACGCCTCCGAGGACGCGCTGGCCGACCTCGACGAGCGCGGCATCATCCGCATCGGCGCCGAGGTGACGACCGGCGACATCCTGGTCGGCAAGGTCACGCCGAAGGGTGAGACCGAGCTGACGCCGGAGGAGCGGCTGCTGCGGGCGATCTTCGGTGAGAAGGCGCGTGAGGTGCGCGACACCTCGCTGAAGGTGCCGCACGGTGAGTCGGGCAAGGTCATCGGGGTGCGGGTGTTCAGCCGTGAGGAGGGCGACGAGCTTCCTCCGGGTGTGAACGAGCTGGTGCGCGTGTACGTGGCGCAGAAGCGCAAGATCACCGATGGTGACAAGCTCGCCGGCCGTCACGGCAACAAGGGCGTCATCTCCAAGATCCTGCCGGTGGAGGACATGCCGTTCCTCGAGGACGGCACGCCGGTCGACATCGTGCTCAACCCGCTGGGCGTGCCGGGCCGGATGAACGTCGGCCAGGTGCTGGAGACCCACCTCGGGTGGATCGCCGCCCGCGGATGGGACGTCTCCGGTCTCGACGAAGCCTGGGCCGAGCGCCTGCGTGACAAGGACCTGGGCAGGGTCGAGCCCTGGACCAAGGTCGCCACGCCGGTGTTCGACGGCGCCCACGAGGAGGAGATCGTCGGCCTGCTCAACAACACCCTCCTCAACCGGGACGGCTCCCGCATGGTGGGGGAGAACGGCAAGGCGCGGCTGTTCGACGGCCGCTCCGGCGAGCCGTTCCCGCACCCGATCTCGGTGGGTTACATCTACATCCTGAAGCTGCTGCACCTGGTCGACGACAAGATTCACGCCCGGTCGACCGGTCCGTACTCGATGATCACCCAGCAGCCGCTGGGTGGTAAGGCGCAGTTCGGCGGCCAGCGCTTCGGTGAGATGGAGGTGTGGGCCCTGGAGGCGTACGGCGCCGCCTACGCGCTGCAGGAGCTGCTGACGATCAAGTCCGACGACGTCCTGGGCCGTGTGAAGGTCTACGAGGCCATCGTCAAGGGCGAGAACATCCCCGAGGCGGGCATTCCCGAGTCCTTCAAGGTCCTCATCAAGGAGATGCAGTCGCTCTGTCTCAACGTCGAGGTTCTCTCCAGCGACGGCATGTCGATCGAGATGAGGGACACCGACGAGGACGTCTTCCGCGCGGCGGAGGAGCTCGGCATCGACCTGTCCCGGCGTCCCCACGAGGGCGCGATGACCGTCGACGAGGTCTGA